In Leptospira perdikensis, a single genomic region encodes these proteins:
- a CDS encoding SanA/YdcF family protein gives MTNRVTYINITLRFLSRVKWKSLFLGIVLVFGFLSFVALATNLRFWYVYETSIHSHQPTEIPEAEVAIVPGAAVYGKTPSPILMDRLACGLDLYNAKRVKKILLSGDNGKSDYNELRPMLEFMLNHKVKPEDIFVDHAGFRTLDTLIRAKEVFLVKKAIFVSQSFFLPRAIYLGRELELELYGYECNLRTYKKETYYSFREFSARVLAWWDIQWDTPPKYLGKPYPIEGSGISTWKGSIPISAHK, from the coding sequence ATGACGAACCGCGTGACCTACATAAATATAACGCTCCGATTCCTCTCAAGGGTCAAGTGGAAATCCCTATTTCTTGGGATTGTCCTTGTTTTCGGATTCTTGAGTTTTGTCGCATTGGCAACGAATTTGCGATTTTGGTATGTATATGAAACCTCAATCCACTCCCACCAACCGACGGAAATCCCTGAAGCGGAAGTGGCAATTGTTCCTGGTGCTGCTGTGTATGGCAAAACTCCTTCTCCCATTCTAATGGATCGATTGGCATGTGGTTTGGATTTGTATAATGCAAAACGTGTTAAAAAAATCCTACTGTCGGGTGACAATGGAAAGTCTGATTACAACGAACTTCGGCCCATGTTGGAATTTATGTTAAACCACAAAGTAAAACCTGAAGATATCTTTGTAGATCATGCCGGTTTTCGAACTTTAGACACTCTCATCAGGGCCAAAGAAGTTTTCCTTGTAAAAAAAGCAATCTTCGTGAGCCAATCTTTCTTTTTACCTCGGGCTATTTATTTGGGAAGGGAACTAGAACTCGAGTTATACGGTTATGAATGTAATTTAAGAACTTATAAAAAAGAAACCTACTATTCCTTCCGAGAGTTTTCAGCAAGAGTCCTTGCTTGGTGGGACATTCAATGGGACACTCCACCTAAATATTTAGGTAAACCGTATCCGATTGAAGGGAGTGGTATTTCTACTTGGAAAGGTTCCATCCCTATTTCTGCACATAAGTAA
- a CDS encoding YceI family protein, with product MNKIIFCFVFLFFGANVFAAEVTKKYIEFFVEHTTKNVTGVCNEIQMETPNIQVSGNHYTLKSPFEIKIPLLKIVSGDSNRDSHIQEILGYPDSPNILVKIESIKPEKDQAYTIKGKLAIHGKTKDFATDATVKPENPNSIQVDGSLVVTFSEYELENPSLLFMKAKDEIRVKYHFQIQLK from the coding sequence ATGAATAAGATAATTTTTTGTTTTGTGTTTTTGTTCTTCGGAGCGAATGTTTTTGCTGCAGAAGTTACAAAAAAGTATATAGAATTTTTTGTAGAACATACTACAAAAAATGTAACGGGTGTTTGTAATGAAATTCAAATGGAAACTCCCAATATCCAGGTTTCAGGAAATCATTACACTTTAAAATCTCCCTTTGAAATCAAAATTCCACTTTTGAAAATTGTTTCCGGGGATTCAAATCGTGATTCTCATATCCAAGAAATTTTAGGATATCCAGATTCACCAAACATTCTTGTCAAAATTGAATCGATAAAACCGGAAAAGGATCAGGCCTACACAATTAAAGGCAAGTTAGCCATTCATGGAAAAACAAAAGATTTTGCAACTGACGCTACAGTAAAACCAGAGAATCCCAATTCCATTCAAGTGGACGGATCCCTTGTTGTTACGTTTTCTGAATATGAATTAGAAAATCCTTCTCTTCTTTTTATGAAAGCTAAAGATGAAATTCGGGTGAAGTATCATTTTCAGATTCAATTGAAGTAA